Proteins co-encoded in one Candidatus Margulisiibacteriota bacterium genomic window:
- a CDS encoding FAD-binding oxidoreductase yields the protein MRKITDQSIIAGYLEDSSNLTGGSAEGLYLPSDEKEAREVLLESAANKTPLTFSAAQTGTTGGCIPFGGNILSVQKLTKIIEIDPVKKTALIQSGVTLEELAKACAPYGLFYALDPTEKSATVGGNVNTNASGGRSYRFGSTRDHTVGLKVILTNGEKLELKRGQGPASGLTLPTYNMPRLKNAAGYYARPGMELIDLFIGQEGTLGFISEIEVKLLPIMKETFELVAFFKTEAQAIGFVEAAKKLRDQSINFFEYFDPNTLQMLGRSYPHIPREREAAVYIEQELTERNSNYLEEWEKLLSAYDSSLEEAWIGSDAKQQALLRQFRHAIPEHINELFKEHHLTKMATDIAVPEDKFREMFNYYNNQLKALSCKLFYIKFGHIGDNHLHVNLLPKNEAEMVRAKELVRLFVRKAVELGGTVSAEHGIGKIKYEYLKVMYGAKGIEEMRRVKAHFDPAGILDRGNIFPAI from the coding sequence ATGCGTAAAATCACCGACCAATCGATCATCGCCGGCTATCTGGAAGACAGCTCGAACCTGACGGGCGGCTCCGCTGAAGGTTTATATTTGCCTAGTGATGAAAAAGAAGCCAGAGAAGTTCTTCTGGAGTCCGCCGCCAATAAAACGCCGCTGACCTTTTCCGCCGCGCAGACCGGGACGACCGGCGGCTGTATTCCTTTCGGCGGCAATATCCTCTCGGTCCAAAAACTCACTAAAATAATTGAGATCGATCCAGTGAAGAAGACCGCGCTGATCCAGTCCGGTGTAACTTTGGAAGAATTGGCCAAAGCGTGCGCGCCATACGGCTTGTTTTACGCGCTGGATCCGACGGAGAAGAGCGCCACGGTCGGCGGGAACGTCAACACTAACGCTTCCGGCGGACGGAGCTACCGTTTCGGTTCGACCCGCGATCATACTGTAGGCTTAAAAGTAATATTAACCAATGGTGAAAAACTGGAGTTAAAAAGGGGCCAGGGGCCGGCGTCCGGCTTAACTTTGCCGACTTACAACATGCCGCGGCTCAAGAACGCGGCCGGGTATTACGCGCGGCCGGGGATGGAACTGATCGATTTGTTTATCGGCCAGGAGGGGACCCTCGGCTTTATCTCCGAGATCGAAGTCAAACTCCTGCCGATAATGAAAGAGACCTTTGAGCTGGTCGCCTTCTTTAAGACGGAAGCGCAAGCCATCGGCTTTGTGGAAGCGGCGAAAAAACTCCGCGATCAGTCGATCAACTTTTTTGAATACTTTGATCCCAACACTTTGCAAATGTTGGGGAGGAGCTACCCCCATATCCCGCGGGAACGGGAAGCGGCGGTCTATATCGAGCAGGAGCTCACCGAACGGAACAGTAATTACCTTGAAGAGTGGGAGAAGCTGTTGTCAGCCTATGATTCTTCTCTGGAAGAAGCCTGGATCGGGAGCGACGCTAAGCAACAAGCCCTTCTGCGGCAGTTCCGCCACGCTATCCCGGAGCATATCAACGAACTGTTTAAAGAACACCATTTGACCAAAATGGCGACCGATATCGCCGTGCCGGAAGATAAATTCAGGGAGATGTTTAACTATTATAATAATCAGCTTAAAGCTTTAAGCTGTAAGCTTTTTTATATTAAATTCGGCCATATCGGCGATAACCACCTCCACGTCAACTTGTTGCCTAAAAATGAGGCGGAAATGGTTCGAGCCAAAGAATTGGTCCGGCTCTTTGTGCGGAAGGCGGTTGAGCTGGGCGGGACGGTCTCGGCCGAGCATGGGATTGGGAAGATCAAATATGAATATTTAAAAGTCATGTACGGGGCCAAAGGAATCGAAGAGATGCGTCGGGTAAAGGCCCATTTCGATCCGGCCGGTATTTTGGACCGCGGCAATATTTTTCCGGCTATTTGA